A section of the Pochonia chlamydosporia 170 chromosome 2, whole genome shotgun sequence genome encodes:
- a CDS encoding C2 domain-containing protein (similar to Neosartorya fischeri NRRL 181 XP_001262871.1), whose translation MSTSSRHSFTPSRRVKSSSRDIARNRASSRAAARTQQFVVEHEEARSFALRTAFLHYLLQPRAKRKQYVPAPKPPARSHSSVGQLVQEYIAGSTTSLKLPSGFPTQLLDRVGGVLRGSETLSGFGDAALKRSFAEAYTAFSEKNFRKTLEKERKFEPLVLMFYSSATKAAQKGKAPEDDSWKLLPDRHLAMFVRLATTTLRDHGHDRDRADLVSRLVSLEKKLLTNDQNLVDSGQDGKGKTIEVVVPLSYEVKDMPMVQVVAGIFGMSLSEVQSEINDHRQIWTEEAALKDLKSYQHRLNTNSAGTLRSLDFDVEDAFLEWKKSEAPHLSQMMLDILTAKPELAKTSSGSFEKPLPSRPQSMYGNDQAYADLSRAISAQDGATFAFDPSISLANLSIGNEPSSIRTVEETIYTFIPPEPREFYKYILQHAVTFDQLHADPALEYKPLSKQSMELLTELCVRWRVPQFSRLICLLEVAARKFLDQEIVPEELDTIFDFVKAPMPELRKPPHISHYATPLNEIDPSRWTIHDFAVYQQTFHSLHDALLRELYDLMEQCYDSKPPNIAAVMFLLENHIGSDPTFSPRSNSVAQFSEHLAQGLCQKAADVYRDYMEKEIPAHKEDWNFAHVIQLGKSVTKLCTRIRKRYKNNLEIMGVNPLSILVQEVFPSFEKDAGAIIDTIMRGAEDAGVEILMEDGFELYKELVAIRRIHLESLGDVPFEFNIEDLLVEFVWRWIRTADETMANFVEQAIKQDKFQVRSHSPEDIPLDSERHSVSVIDLFMLLNQTVDQVFALGWDNDEHHARFMTALARSIATGIGQYCEIVEQKFAKEMDRPSAEELAAQNRTAQEKWMQYAKDAWSNKEKVEPFQFYPESFVKLNNIEFAMQELDKLEKSMNSEACAALLEKIDGPKKKVRKPSKYTFTIKIVEAEDLKACDPNGFSDPYVVFGDEYQKRLHKSRIIYRNLNPRWDESFDITVQGPVNVIATIWDYDTFGDHDYVGRTSLKLDPVHFGDYLPREFWLDLDSQGRLLIRVSMEGERDDIEFHFGKAFRHLKRTERDMVRKITDKLTQQINDTLSQETLRSLLGTGGIGASVTSLWKKRTSTMVTATPSQIEGALTRLFTYFDENFAIMKQTLTDATMIAVMTRLWKEVLMTIENLLVPPLSDKPSTKKSLTRKELDVVYHWLEMLFTFFNAKDEESGEQLGVPAQVLKSPKWHELASLNFFYFEDSNNLIRESERMAAATAQRAQQALVQQAPQQNRMSAPASFGASFGGAGAFASMGTIRRGKSIMMSRNLGTMRKAKEAKRREAQADPSDDMILRILRMRPEAAQYLKERHRQRERQAATAAAALIVKNSVNQGWQTGGAFGGAQFGRNNLPRR comes from the exons ATGTCGACCTCCTCACGACACTCGTTTACCCCCAGTCGCCGCGtcaagagcagcagcagggaTATAGCCAGAAACAGAGCCTCTTCTCGTGCCGCAGCACGCACCCAGCAGTTTGTCGTCGAACACGAAGAAGCCCGAAGTTTCGCCCTTCGCACCGCTTTTCTACATTATCTGCTGCAACCACGGGCAAAACGAAAGCAATATGTCCCCGCACCAAAGCCGCCCGCTCGATCTCACTCCAGTGTCGGCCAGCTTGTTCAAGAATACATTGCAGGAAGCACTACGAGCCTGAAATTGCCAAGCGGCTTTCCAACACAGCTCCTTGATCGTGTTGGCGGAGTGCTGAGAGGCAGCGAAACCCTCTCTGGCTTTGGGGATGCCGCTCTAAAGCGCAGCTTTGCTGAGGCATACACAGCCTTCTCCGAGAAGAACTTTCGCAAAACTCTCGAAAAGGAGAGGAAGTTTGAGCCTCTGGTCTTGATGTTTTATTCTTCCGCTACCAAGGCAGCTCAAAAAGGCAAGGCACCAGAGGATGATTCCTGGAAGCTTCTTCCGGACCGCCATCTCGCAATGTTTGTGAGGCTTGCTACAACTACCCTGCGAGACCACGGGCATGACCGAGACCGCGCTGACTTGGTATCGAGGTTGGTCTCCCTGGAAAAGAAGCTGCTGACGAACGACCAAAACCTGGTGGATAGCggtcaagatggcaaggGCAAAACCATCGAGGTTGTGGTACCACTCAGCTACGAGGTCAAGGACATGCCAATGGTGCAGGTGGTAGCAGGCATCTTTGGAATGAGCCTCTCCGAGGTGCAGTCGGAAATTAATGACCACCGCCAGATTTGGACTGAAGAGGCGGCTTTGAAAGATTTAAAATCGTATCAACATCGCCTCAATACAAACTCGGCTGGTACCTTGAGAAGCCTGGATTTCGACGTCGAGGATGCTTTTCTGGAGTGGAAGAAGTCCGAAGCGCCTCATCTGTCGCAAATGATGCTCGACATCTTGACTGCCAAGCCAGAACTAGCCAAGACCTCGTCAGGGAGTTTTGAAAAGCCTTTGCCCAGTCGACCACAGTCCATGTATGGTAACGATCAGGCATATGCCGACCTCAGTCGCGCCATATCCGCTCAGGACGGCGCAACATTCGCCtttgatccatccatcagTCTAGCAAATTTGTCCATTGGTAATGAGCCAAGCAGTATACGGACCGTTGAGGAAACGATATACACCTTTATCCCTCCTGAACCAAGAGAGTTTTACAAGTACATTTTACAACATGCCGTCACGTTTGATCAGCTGCACGCAGATCCTGCATTAGAGTACAAGCCTCTGTCTAAGCAGTCCATGGAACTATTGACTGAGTTGTGTGTTCGCTGGCGAGTACCACAATTTTCACGTCTTATTTGCCTCCTGGAAGTTGCTGCTCGCAAGTTTCTAGACCAGGAAATTGTTCCCGAAGAATTGGACACCATATTTGACTTCGTCAAGGCTCCCATGCCCGAGCTCAGAAAGCCACCACATATATCGCACTACGCGACACCACTGAACGAGATTGACCCCAGTCGGTGGACTATTCATGACTTTGCAGTCTACCAACAAACTTTCCACAGCTTACACGATGCGTTGTTGAGAGAACTCTATGATCTCATGGAGCAGTGTTACGACTCGAAGCCTCCCAACATCGCCGCCGTCATGTTCCTTCTCGAAAACCACATTGGCAGCGATCCAACCTTTTCTCCACGTTCCAATTCTGTTGCTCAGTTTTCTGAACATCTTGCCCAAGGCCTCTGTCAAAAAGCTGCGGATGTATATCGTGACTACATGGAAAAAGAGATCCCGGCTCACAAAGAAGACTGGAACTTTGCCCATGTAATACAGCTGGGCAAGTCGGTGACTAAACTTTGCACCCGGATCCGCAAGCGATATAAAAATAACTTGGAGATCATGGGTGTGAATCCGCTATCGATCCTTGTCCAAGAAGTTTTTCCCAGCTTCGAGAAGGACGCTggtgccatcattgacacAATTATGAGGGGCGCCGAGGACGCTGGTGTAGAGATTCTTATGGAAGACGGCTTTGAGTTGTACAAGGAATTGGTCGCCATTCGCCGCATCCATCTCGAGTCCCTTGGCGATGTGCCGTTTGAGTTTAATATTGAGGATCTCCTGGTGGAGTTTGTATGGCGCTGGATACGCACTGCTGATGAAACGATGGCAAATTTTGTCGAACAAGCGATTAAGCAAGACAAGTTTCAAGTTCGATCTCACAGTCCAGAAGACATCCCTCTGGATTCGGAACGGCATAGCGTGTCCGTGATTGATCTTTTCATGCTTTTGAACCAAACCGTGGATCAAGTGTTTGCTTTAGGATGGGACAATGACGAACATCACGCTCGATTTATGACAGCTCTCGCGCGAAGCATTGCGACGGGTATTGGCCAGTACTGTGAGATTGTCGAACAAAAATTTGCGAAAGAAATGGATCGTCCATCAGCAGAAGAACTTGCAGCCCAGAACAGAACAGCCCAGGAGAAGTGGATGCAGTACGCGAAGGATGCTTGGAGCAACAAGGAGAAGGTTGAACCCTTTCAATTTTATCCCGAG TCCTTTGTCAAGTtaaacaacattgaatttgCCATGCAagagctggacaagctggaAAAGAGCATGAACTCAGAAGCCTGTGCAGCTCTTCTTGAGAAAATCGATGgcccaaagaagaaggttcGCAAACCAAGCAAGTACACTTTCACGATTAAGATTGTGGAAGCAGAAGACCTCAAGGCCTGTGATCCCAATGGATTCAGCGACCCGTACGTTGTCTTTGGTGACGAATATCAGAAGCGGCTTCACAAAAGTCGAATCATTTACAGGAACCTCAACCCCCGTTGGGACGAGTCGTTTGACATCACGGTTCAAGGACCAGTGAATGTTATTGCCACGATCTGGGACTATGATACTTTCGGTGATCACGATTACGTTGGGCGCACATCACTTAAGTTGGATCCAGTGCACTTTGGCGATTATCTTCCCCGAGAGTTTTGGCTAGACTTGGATTCTCAAGGCCGTCTCCTCATTAGAGTCAGCATGGAAGGGGAGCGAGATGATATCGAGTTCCACTTCGGAAAGGCTTTCCGTCATCTGAAGAGAACGGAAAGGGACATGGTTCGCAAGATTACAGACAAA CTCACACAACAAATTAATGATACGTTGTCTCAAGAGACTCTACGAAGTCTGTTGGGCACTGGCGGAATCGGTGCTTCAGTGACTAGTCTGTGGAAGAAGCGAACGTCGACTATGGTCACAGCAACACCCAGCCAGATTGAAGGCGCATTAACTCGTCTCTTTACGTATTTTGACGAGAATTTTGCGATAATGAAGCAGACCTTGACCGACGCAACCATGATAGCTGTAATGACGAGACTGTGGAAGGAAGTGCTCATGACAATAGAAAACTTGCTAGTTCCCCCCTTATCCGACAAACCATCGACCAAAAAGTCGTTGACAAGAAAAGAGTTGGATGTTGTGTATCACTGGCTAGAAATgctcttcaccttcttcaacgccaaggatGAAGAGTCTGGAGAGCAGCTAGGTGTGCCGGCCCAGGTGCTCAAATCGCCTAAGTGGCACGAGCTCGCATCACTGAACTTCTTTTACTTTGAGGACAGTAACAACTTGATAAGGGAATCGGAACGCATGGCCGCCGCAACGGCGCAACGAGCACAGCAGGCCCTAGTTCAGCAGGCGCCTCAGCAAAACCGCATgtcagctccagccagcttcGGCGCATCATTCGGAGGCGCGGGTGCATTCGCCAGCATGGGCACCATTCGCCGTGGCAAGAGCATCATGATGAGTCGTAACCTGGGCACAATGCGAAAGGCTAAGGAGGCTAAGCGACGTGAGGCACAGGCCGATCCAAGCGACGACATGATTTTACGTATTCTCAGAATGAGGCCTGAGGCAGCCCAGTATCTGAAGGAacggcatcgtcaaagagaaCGCCAAGCGGCaactgctgcagctgcactTATAGTGAAGAACAGCGTCAATCAAGGATGGCAGACAGGGGGAGCATTTGGTGGAGCGCAATTTGGGCGAAACAACCTACCCAGGAGGTAG
- a CDS encoding ARF GTPase activator (similar to Coccidioides immitis RS XP_001240316.1), giving the protein MGNITSRPDDGPALYLRDQNRLSISSLVVTNSRKRTSINIVPNAFPASRIAASRLSGDISPIEYVQDPEVSNNSSNPPNFLLKLNGDDELVFTFTFVIRQSQAPATGDSTSTVVDTNISGLTFVCASTPREVSNLVTREFHADPNLHKNANVELVGDYSTGGSPSVSFEWTWKWKPPKSLEDKGGGWRNCCSFVEYDPRAHRLDTLASFSYFVASPSLPLSHPSSPSPQFLLGSPPKIRVASTQSVESRLTGLEVEEPASPLLGPNESLSQTNTNQTQEPVKVDVPCPRYDDDVTVSDDGPVFRATLKALEQKTGNMRVQMKKVLKRAEHAHLQQIEANDAFVSFMDALREASATNANAFQPALEHYFDKIAREVVAYQRQNTANLQKIIIEPLNKLYQLDIKQAEYKKRDFEEESKDYYAYVSRYLGQRQDTVKAKKLADSDSKYQNKRRNFELKRFDYSNFVQDLHGGRKEQEVLSHLTKYADAQTKGYLATAKKIEDFLPELSALSTEVQEADKEYQYRRREREEKRRQLEKSNTPYLEPEQASLNSSAPLTSSSNGNAGNTSDSELGRADSTGSQIKNAIAIGAGGQGTVPQGVELSRSPGSQGQSSLSSSTQGAKFKGFRDLEERETAQTAVSQRKEGLLWSLNRPGGHVDPRNLNKQGWHKFWIVLDQGKLSEYSNWKQKLDLHMDPIDLRMASVREARNAERRFCFEVITPNYKRVYQATSEEDMNSWILSINNALQSAMEGRGVPERSSPSKTPGDSSLKRDIGSILTGKTQSLGHGAHSHHHSSSNAGIPQRRITVGARPGVIRTTSSGYDENPDKLLQMVRNADQGNCWCADCGSGSKVEWVSINLGIILCIECSGIHRSLGTHISKVRSLTLDIKSFTIDIVEVLLLIGNRVSNMIWEAKLDPSTKPNSQATREQRLRFITAKYVDRAYVEPISTTLSRYATPDETLLAAIKKNEIQQVLYALALKANPNVVDKMRGTHAIWLALAAADPASPSPTPSVNASEAEVKAVPFPVAELLTQNGAQIPGSLPAFPLGRYAQQYYEQKLGKGTNSGHDVLGSLPLHLSSSDRPQREREARLQKRVSAGGRLAKSPIPEK; this is encoded by the exons ATGGGCAACATCACAAGCAGGCCCGACGACGGGCCCGCTCTGTATCTTAGAGATCAGAATAGAT TGAGCATATCCTCGCTCGTCGTTACCAATTCACGGAAGCGCACTTCCATCAATATCGTTCCAAATGCATTTCCAGCGAGCAGAATAGCAGCCAGTCGTCTGTCTGGTGACATATCCCCTATAGAATATGTACAG GACCCCGAAGTGTCGAATAACTCCAGCAACCCACCAAACTTCCTTCTTAAACTCAACGGCGATGACGAACTCGtcttcacattcacatttGTTATTCGCCAGTCGCAAGCACCCGCTACCGGAGATTCTACGTCAACGGTCGTagacaccaacatctcagGCTTAACCTTCGTTTGCGCCTCAACCCCCCGAGAGGTTTCGAACCTCGTCACCCGCGAGTTCCACGCCGATCCAAACCTTCACAAGAACGCCAATGTAGAATTAGTGGGCGATTACAGCACTGGGGGCAGCCCATCTGTATCTTTTGAATGGACCTGGAAGTGGAAGCCCCCTAAATCCCTTGAGGACAAGGGCGGCGGTTGGAGGAACTGCTGCAGC TTTGTCGAATACGATCCTCGAGCGCATCGTTTAGATACTCTAGCGAGCTTCTCCTACTTTGTTGCCA GTCCAAGCTTGCCTCTCAGCCATCCCAGTTCTCCTTCACCGCAATTTCTATTGGGTTCGCCGCCCAAGATTCGAGTTGCGTCGACACAGTCGGTCGAGTCTCGGCTGACTGGACTCGAAGTCGAAGAGCCCGCCTCTCCCCTTCTTGGACCAAATGAGAGCTTATCGCAGACGAACACGAACCAGACGCAAGAGCCAGTCAAAGTTGACGTTCCGTGCCCTAGATATGACGACGATGTCACTGTAAGTGACGACGGCCCCGTATTTCGAGCAACTTTGAAAGCTTTGGAGCAAAAGACTGGCAATATGCGAGTCCAGATGAAGAAGGTTCTCAAGCGAGCAGAGCATGCACACTTGCAACAAATTGAAGCCAATGACGCTTTTGTCTCCTTCATGGATGCACTGCGTGAAGCTTCTGCCAcaaatgccaatgccttCCAGCCAGCTTTGGAACACTATTTTGATAAAATTGCACGCGAGGTCGTCGCCTATCAACGCCAGAACACGGCGAACCTACAAAAAATCATTATAGAGCCATTGAACAAGCTATATCAACTCGACATCAAGCAGGCAGAGTATAAAAAAAGGGACTTCGAGGAAGAAAGCAAAGATTATTACGCGTACGTATCTCGGTATCTGGGCCAACGACAAGATACAGTCAAGGCGAAGAAACTTGCCGACAGCGACTCAAAATACCAAAACAAGCGACGGAATTTCGAACTGAAGAGATTCGACTACTCCAACTTCGTCCAGGACCTTCATGGAGGACGCAAGGAACAAGAAGTCCTGTCTCACTTGACCAAGTATGCAGACGCACAAACAAAAGGCTACTTGGCCACGGCGAAGAAGATTGAGGATTTCCTTCCCGAGCTGTCAGCCTTGTCCACCGAAGTTCAAGAGGCAGACAAAGAGTACCAGTATCGACGTCGAGAGCGAGAGGAGAAACGGCGACAGCTGGAGAAGTCAAACACTCCATACCTGGAACCAGAGCAagccagcctcaacagcTCCGCTCCGCTGACGTCGAGTTCGAACGGTAATGCCGGGAATACTTCCGACAGCGAACTTGGTCGTGCGGATAGCACGGGCTCGCAGATTAAGAATGCGATTGCCATCGGAGCTGGTGGGCAGGGAACCGTTCCCCAAGGTGTCGAATTATCGCGATCACCTGGAAGTCAGGGGCAATCGTCCTTGTCCAGCTCCACACAGGgagccaagttcaagggCTTCCGAGATCTGGAGGAGCGAGAAACTGCACAGACGGCGGTGAGTCAGCGAAAAGAAGGTCTACTGTGGTCACTCAACCGTCCCGGTGGCCATGTTGACCCACGAAACTTGAACAAACAAGGATGGCACAA ATTCTGGATTGTTTTGGATCAAGGGAAGCTGTCAGAATACAGCAACTGGAAGCAAAAGCTGGATCTGCACATGGACCCTATCGATTTGCGAATGGCTTCCGTCCGCGAAGCGCGTAACGCGGAACGCCGGTTTTGCTTTGAAGTTATAACGCCCAACTACAAGCGTGTTTACCAGGCAACATCTGAAGAAGACATGAACAGCTGGATTTTGTCCATTAATAACGCGCTGCAAAGTGCAATGGAAGGCCGTGGGGTCCCAGAGCgatcatcaccatccaagaCACCTGGAGATTCGTCGCTTAAGAGGGATATCGGATCTATCTTGACCGGCAAGACCCAATCGCTGGGGCACGGCGCTCACTCACACCACCATTCCTCCTCGAATGCAGGAATTCCGCAGCGCAGAATAACAGTCGGCGCCAGACCTGGTGTGATTCGCACAACAAGCTCAGGGTACGACGAGAATCCAGATAAACTGTTGCAAATGGTCCGCAACGCGGATCAGGGCAATTGTTGGTGCGCGGACTGCGGTTCCGGATCCAAGGTGGAATGGGTCTCGATCAACCTAGGTATAATTCTATGTATCGAATGCAGCGGCATCCACCGCTCTCTGGGTACGCATATCAGCAAAGTGCGGTCACTTACACTTGACATCAAGTCCTTCACAATCGATATTGTCGAAGTTCTGTTGCTCATTGGAAATCGTGTATCGAACATGATTTGGGAGGCCAAGTTGGATCCGTCTACGAAACCAAATTCGCAAGCGACTCGAGAGCAACGATTGAGGTTTATCACTGCCAAATATGTGGACCGGGCCTACGTTGAGCCAATCTCGACAACTCTGTCAAGATATGCGACGCCAGACGAGACGTTACTGGCAGCAATCAAGAAGAACGAGATCCAGCAAGTCCTGTACGCCCTGGCACTGAAAGCGAACCCCAATGTTGTGGACAAGATGCGGGGAACTCATGCAATttggctggcgctggcggcggcagatcCAGcatcgccgtcgccaacACCGAGCGTAAACGCTTCTGAGGCAGAGGTCAAAGCTGTACCCTTCCCCGTGGCTGAACTGCTTACACAGAACGGCGCACAGATTCCAGGGTCGCTGCCAGCGTTTCCACTCGGTCGATATGCTCAGCAGTATTACGAACAAAAATTGGGCAAAGGCACCAATTCAGGACACGATGTTTTGGGCTCGCTGCCTCTTCACCTGAGCTCAAGCGATAGGCCGCAACGAGAGAGGGAGGCGCGGCTGCAGAAACGCGTGAGTGCTGGCGGGCGACTAGCAAAGTCTCCCATACCCGAAAAATAG
- a CDS encoding CAMK protein kinase (similar to Coccidioides immitis RS XP_001240307.1), translating into MAPRNEKSQLKRQRGSLPDDATESKKPRRSDRLSSQIAGAAGHDKTPISNKQHLPSPVTHFTAEDSSDVYKEATPTPSAGKLDEVTPRKTDEAWPQSQALSSPPQDTQPLSQFVDRHPALSDDVEDEVKEGVWGYLVPLDPKYGDKPLVLKRRNACPLPDTVQAAVNGETTPLNNNKAGPIRAEEAYERSKVKGVASGGYLIGRHPECDVVVNEGVVSNRHCLLFTENNGTDTVAIVEDLSSNGTYVNEAIVGRNQRRELEDQDEIAVHGKARFVFRYPQSRHTSAFLQQYTLLEKLGKGHFAEVYLCIEKSTGQRYAVKIFTKPPGMEDKSKTEGLQQEIGVLMGVSHPNVLCLKDTFNERDRVYLVLELASEGELFNFIVMKQKLTEDETRKLFLQLFQGIKYLHERNIVHRDIKPENILLTDKNLHVKLADFGLAKIIGEESFTTTLCGTPSYVAPEILADSKQRKYTKAVDIWSLGVVLYICLCGFPPFSDELYSRDFPFTLSQQIRSGRFDYPSPYWDSVGDPALDLIDSMLVVDPERRFTVDQCLAHPWMTQSGPAVNDSTGGLVGGIAGLEVNRRAPVRERTLLAALNSVQVTAQVAVGDDRSPVKVFSKNHHRITNASKEKAPDHHRGAGEFMEMGGKGDQQLFGDDSASIYTTGAPATKAGQKGKAHGR; encoded by the exons ATGGCACCTCGCAACGAAAAGAGCCAATTGAAGCGCCAGCGC GGTTCTCTGCCTGATGACGCGACGGAGTCCAAGAAACCTCGTAGATCAGATCGACTATCGTCGCAAATCGCTGGGGCCGCCGGCCACGACAAGACCCCCATCTCTAAcaagcaacatcttccaTCACCAGTCACCCACTTCACCGCCGAGGACTCTAGTGATGTCTACAAGGAGGCTACTCCTACTCCCTCTGCAGGCAAGCTTGATGAAGTGACGCCGCGGAAAACAGACGAAGCTTGGCCACAGTCTCAGGCTttgtcatcaccaccacaggATACGCAGCCGTTGAGTCAGTTTGTCGACCGACACCCTGCGCTTTCTGACGATGTAGAAGATGAGGTGAAGGAAGGTGTTTGGGGATATTTGGTGCCGCTGGACCCTAAGTACGGCGATAAGCCGTTGGTACTGAAGAGACGAAATGCCTGCCCTCTGCCCGACACCGTACAGGCTGCTGTTAATGGGGAGACCACACCGTTGAATAACAACAAAGCTGGCCCTATTagagctgaagaagcttATGAGCGCTCAAAGGTCAAGGGCGTTGCGTCGGGTGGTTATTTAATAGGTCGACATCCTGAATGTG ATGTCGTGGTCAACGAAGGCGTCGTTTCAAACCGCCACTGTCTACTATTTACAGAAAACAACGGCACAGACACCGTCGCCATCGTGGAGGACCTTTCCAGCAACGGCACCTATGTGAACGAGGCTATTGTTGGTCGTAATCAACGTCGCGAACTGGAGGACCAAGATGAGATTGCGGTCCACGGCAAAGCTAGGTTCGTGTTTAGGTATCCCCAGAGCCGGCACACCAGCGCCTTTTTGCAACAGTACACATTATTAGAGAAGCTCGGCAAGGGCCATTTCGCCGAAGTGTACTTGTGCATAGAAAAGTCCACTGGCCAACGTTATGCCGTCAAGATCTTCACCAAGCCCCCGGGCATGGAAGACAAATCCAAGACTGAAGGTCTTCAACAAGAAATTGGTGTCTTGATGGGAGTCAGCCATCCGAATGTGTTGTGCCTCAAAGATACGTTCAACGAGCGTGACCGCGTCTATCTTGTTCTGGAGTTGGCCTCCGAGGGCGAgctcttcaacttcattgtaatgaagcagaagcttACTGAGGACGAGACGAGGAAGTTGTTCCTGCAACTCTTCCAGGGCATCAAATATCTG CATGAACGCAATATCGTGCACCGAGATATCAAACCAGAGAATATTTTACTAACTGACAAGAACTTGCACGTCAAGTTGGCCGATTTTGGCCTCGCCAAGATTATTGGCGAAGAGTCCTTCACCACCACTCTCTGTGGAACACCTAGCTATGTCGCGCCTGAAATTCTTGCCGATTCTAAGCAACGCAAGTACACCAAGGCTGTCGATATTTGGTCACTTGGTGTTGTGCTGTACATCTGCCTTTGCGGCTTCCCTCCATTCTCCGACGAGCTCTACTCCCGCGATTTCCCTTTCACTCTGTCACAACAGATTCGAAGTGGGCGATTTGACTACCCTTCCCCTTACTGGGATTCTGTTGGAGACCCAGCTC TTGATCTCATCGACTCCATGCTGGTGGTTGACCCTGAGCGCAGGTTCACTGTGGATCAGTGCCTGGCTCACCCCTGGATGACTCAGAGCGGCCCTGCTGTAAATGACAGCACAGGAGGTCTTGTGGGAGGCATTGCTGGTCTCGAGGTCAACCGTCGTGCCCCGGTTCGTGAGAGAACCTTGCTTGCAGCACTGAATTCAGTTCAGGTTACTGCTCAGGTCGCAGTTGGCGATGACAGATCGCCGGTAAAGGTGTTTTCTAAGAATCATCATCGAATCACGAATGCGTCAAAAGAGAAGGCACCAGATCATCATCGAGGGGCCGGAGAATTCATGGAGATGGGAGGTAAAGGAGACCAACAGCTTTTTGGCGACGACAGCGCAAGCATTTACACAACGGGtgcaccagcaaccaagGCTGGACAGAAGGGCAAGGCTCATGGTCGATAA
- a CDS encoding eukaryotic translation initiation factor 3 subunit M (similar to Cordyceps militaris CM01 XP_006666641.1) translates to MTATKNNGQPQLLFVDGTFEELAREMAEYLKAEEAAQLLSKDKVSKEDVLAKLVAASAGLSTVPEKEYTAASNLMIHLVLQSADSKKYLQTLCANLAKVPVNSSIHGPGLSLNALTTVFNLLAPEDGIRARIFLEIIKFLRAHGMFDSLRLYLDKLGDWLESWDASEEIERMIYENVAEAALEAGEESISYDFILKALRTFDADEKDEITSEEAQRLSLRAVKMAILSNTYFLFHDLRVIPSVQALSDSHPVYSQLLDIFAEQDLEDYNDFNEEHEGWVEQQKLDHEKLHRKMRLLTFASLAAATPSREIEYAKIAKALQIPQEHVEMWAIDVIRAGLVEGKLSQQRGMFLVHKVTYRVFGQKQYQELSTRVDHWRTTLQNVLGVLRQEQANAKTQKEREIQELERKLNNAGISGGQGGGNRRQQNQQRERTDNDD, encoded by the coding sequence ATGACCGCCACCAAGAACAATGGGCAGCCGCAGCTGCTCTTCGTCGATGGAACCTTTGAGGAGCTAGCCAGGGAAATGGCTGAATACCTTAAGGCCGAGGAAGCTGCCCAGCTGCTGAGCAAGGATAAGGTGTCAAAGGAGGATgttttggccaagttggttgCTGCTTCAGCCGGTCTCAGCACCGTCCCCGAGAAGGAATATACCGCCGCTTCGAACCTCATGATCCACCTCGTTTTGCAGTCGGCCGACTCCAAGAAGTATTTGCAGACACTGTGCGCCAACCTCGCCAAGGTCCCTGTCAATTCGTCCATCCACGGCCCCGGATTGTCGCTGAATGCCCTGACGACCGTTTTCAACCTGCTCGCCCCGGAGGATGGTATCCGCGCACGCATCTTCCTCGAGATCATCAAGTTCCTGAGGGCACACGGCATGTTTGACAGCTTGCGGCTGTATCTGGACAAGCTGGGCGACTGGCTCGAGTCATGGGATGCTAGCGAGGAGATTGAGCGCATGATTTACGAAAACGTTGCCGaggcggctctggaggctGGCGAGGAGTCCATCAGCTACGACTTTATCCTCAAGGCGCTGCGGACGTTTGACGCCGACGAAAAGGACGAGATTACCTCTGAGGAGGCGCAAAGATTATCCCTGCGCGCCGTCAAGATGGCCATTCTGTCCAACACCTACTTCCTCTTCCATGACCTTCGTGTCATCCCTAGCGTGCAGGCCCTCAGCGACTCGCACCCCGTATACTCCCAGCTCCTCGACATCTTTGCCGAGCAAGACCTCGAGGACTACAACGACTTCAACGAGGAGCACGAAGGCTGGGTGGAGCAGCAGAAGCTCGACCACGAGAAGCTCCATCGCAAGATGCGCCTGCTCACGTTTGCCAGCCTCGCAGCCGCCACGCCCAGCCGCGAAATCGAGTACGCTAAGATCGCCAAGGCTCTGCAGATTCCCCAGGAGCACGTTGAGATGTGGGCTATTGACGTGATTCGCGCCGGCCTGGTGGAGGGCAAGCTCTCCCAGCAGCGCGGCATGTTCCTCGTGCACAAGGTCACGTACCGCGTGTTCGGACAGAAGCAGTACCAGGAGCTATCCACCCGCGTGGACCACTGGCGCACTACGCTCCAAAACGTTTTGGGCGTCCTGCGTCAAGAGCAAGCCAACGCCAAGACTCAGAAGGAGCGTGAGATTCAAGAACTGGAGCGCAAACTGAACAATGCAGGAATATCCGGTGGTCAGGGCGGTGGCAACCGACGACAACAGAACCAGCAACGCGAGAGGACTGACAATGACGACTAA